Proteins co-encoded in one Acipenser ruthenus chromosome 3, fAciRut3.2 maternal haplotype, whole genome shotgun sequence genomic window:
- the LOC117435473 gene encoding UPF0711 protein C18orf21 homolog: protein MATFVSLVTCYSSSKTSRHNGVNKDFLAAFSHNCNTPNSLGKHRAAVRTPQSTGKGSVSRTKSGAKGKSPSTTPRSTSSGPATSSPTTKPICAKKFSFSHPKMLLNH, encoded by the exons ATGGCTACTTTTGTTTCG CTGGTCACCTGTTACAGCAGTAGCAAGACTTCAAGACACAATGGGGTCAACAAAGACTTCTTGGCTGCATTTTCACACAATTGTAACACACCAAACAGTCTTGGTAAACACAGAGCTGCAGTGAGGACACCACAATCCACTGGAAAAGGAAGTGTATCTCGCACAAAGTCTGGGGCAAAAGGGAAAAGTCCTTCCACAACCCCAAG ATCCACATCTTCTGGGCCTGCTACGTCATCTCCTACTACTAAGCCCATCTGTGCCAAGAAGTTCTCCTTTTCTCATCCAAAGATGCTCTTGAACCATTAA